GGTTTACTGCTGAACGGATTGGCATTGTATGACCTGCATTGCGCGGTAATACTGGAAAAATGGAAGTTGGAATACAAGGACAAGGTAGCTGGTTGGATGGATGTGATTTATGGATTTGAGATCTATAACAGTATGGCTACGTTTGCGTATAATCATCCGGAATTTATATATCCGGAGGTGAGTGATACGCAGTCGCAGCTGACAGGGAAAGGGATTGGGCATCCGTTAATTCCTGCGGAAGAAAGCGTGAAGAACGATATTATGATTGGTACGCCGCAGCAGTTTTTGATTATTACAGGTTCGAATATGAGTGGTAAGAGTACATTCCTGCGGAGTGTGGGTAGTAACCTGTTGCTGGCTATGTGTGGGTTGCCGGTGTGTGCAGAGGAGTTTTCCTGCAGCCCTATGAAGATCATGACGAGTATGCGGATCAAAGATTCAATTGCGAAGCATACCTCTTATTTCCAGGCGGAGTTGTTGCGGTTGCAGGAGATAGTGAAGGTGTTAAAATCAGGGGAGAAGGTGTTTATCCTGCTGGATGAGATCCTGAAAGGAACTAACTCAGAAGATAAGTTGTCAGGGTCCCGGAGCCTGATCGCTCATTTCCTGCAATACAATTGCCTGGGCATGATTGCCACGCACGACCTGGAGCTGGGGCATATGGAAGAGGAGTATCCGGGTAGAGTCAGGAACTATTGTTTTGAGAGTACGATCAGGGACGAGCAGTTGTTCTTTGATTACCGGATCAGGGAAGGGGTCGCCAGGAATAAAAATGCAACATTCCTGATGAAGAAGATGGAGATAATTTAATTTGCGCATGCTAATATAATTAGTATTTTAGCTAAAAATATTAGCTATGACCTTGCCTTTTCAAGAGAGTGTACCGGAGAATCTCTATTATAAAGGACGTGGTGCCCAATTAAATCCTAAGAACAAATATCTAAAGAACGAATACGCACAGGAGCATGCTGAGGGCATTGACGAATGGTGGCAGGCGGACGTGCCTACCCAGATCCTGGAAGAACACGCTAAAACACTGGTGAATAAAGTAGATAGTCCTGATGTAGGCATGTGGTACAGCATGAATCCCTACCAGGGCTGCGAACATGGATGTATCTACTGCTATGCCCGCAATGCGCACCAATTCTGGGGCATGAGCGCCGGTCTTGATTTTGAAAGAAAGATCGTAGTTAAAAAGAACGCACCCGAACTACTGCGAAAGTTCCTCGACAATAAAAGTTGGGTACCCAAGCCAATTTCCATGTCAGGCAATACAGATTGCTACCAGCCGCTGGAACGGAAAATGTTCCTGACCCGTTCCTTACTACAGATTGCATGGGAATACAAACAGCCCATTGGCATCATTACAAAGAACTCCCTTGTACTACGAGACAAGTATATATTGCAACAGATGGCGCAGCATAACCTGGTTTGTGTGTATGTATCCATCACAACGGCAGATGAGGATCTGCGTCAGAAAATGGAGCCCCGTACTACCACGGCAGCGCAGCGATTCAAGATAGTAAAAGAGCTGAGTGAACTGGGTATACCAGTGGGAGTGATGACAGCACCAATGATTCCTGGGTTAAATGATCATGAAATGCCGCAGCTGTTAGAAATGGCCGCAGCGAATGGCGCTAAATTTGCAGGATATACAGTTGTTCGATTGAACGATGCAGTGAAGGTGATTTTTAATGATTGGTTGTACAAGAATTTCCCGGACAGGGCCGACAAAGTGTGGCATCACATCGAAGGTTTGCATGGTGGCCAGGTAAATGACAGCAACTTTGGAAGAAGGATGAGAGGAGAGGGGAATATGGCTGATCTGATTCGCCAGCAATTCAAAGTACATACGAAGAAACATGGGTTGAACCAGGAGAAGTTTGAATTCAATACAGAATTATTTCAGCGTCCGCAAGTGCAGCTACGTTTGTTTTAGCACATATCATTGCTACTGATTATATTAGATTGCGCTATAAAAAATTAGAAAAAATTTATTAAAGAATATTGCAGAAATAAAAAAATAAAAAATATCTTTGTGGAGCAATAAAAAAATATAAATGAAACGCAGTCCAAAACATATTAATTCAGCGATGTCCTGTAAGCAAAAGCAGGCCAGCTGTGGGTTGCGGGATTGTTGCACCAATTGATAACAAAGAAATAACTTATCAAATGATAAAACAGAAGTCCCGCAGATGATGCGGGACTTTTTGCTTTTTAAGCACTGAAATGAAGAAGACTGAGTTAGATAAGGAATCGATACAGACAACTGTTATGTGTATATACTATCCAGGAAGGCTGGCAGTATCTGCGCGATGGATCGCATTGGCCACTACGGGGCCGAATGGGCTAGGTATGTACTGACATAAGTAGACTTATGTATATACACCCGGCCCGGATGCAAGGAGCCGGGTTTTTTATTTTATAAAAATCCGGTGAAACGAAAAAACAAACTATGGACATTAATATTTTTTAATACTGTTATGTACTAACCGTGTACAGAAAGTGGATCGGGATAGGGTGCATAACCCCAAACAGCTAGAAGATGAGAAACGTAATTCAAGTAGTAAGAGAGGCATTGCTCACCAATTTCAGGGAGTTAGACAAGTGGTTTGATAAAGAAGCTGACCTGTTACACTATAAACCTGACGCGGGGCACTGGAATGCCAGAGAAGTGCTGGAACATATCAGCCTTACAAATTATTTCCTGTTACTGATTATTAACAAGAGTACACGTCGTGCCCTGGATCGCAGACATGCGGCCGGAGCGATTACATTGCCTGCAGATTACCATGAAAAGTTTGACCAGATCGATGTAATAGGTAGCCGTTCTTTTGGATGGATCAGACCTGAACACCTGGAGCCTAGCGGCCTGCAGGACATACACGAAATCAGAACCCTGCTCAAACAACAGTTTGCGCAATGTATGTATAATCTTAGTCTGCTGAAAAATGGAGAAGGCAGGTTGGTACTTACCAACATGTCTGTGAATCACCTGGGCAAACTGGATATTTACCAGTACATCTACTTTTTAACTAAACACATTGAGCGTCACATTCGCCAAATGGAAAGGTTAAAAAGAGAATATAATGGAGAAAAAGAACCGGCTACACGTATTGTGACATCCATCGTAGATGCGCCAGACGAAGCAGCAGCAGATATGGCAGTGCTATAATGGTCAACTATATTGCTCATCCTTTGTTTTTTAATCCCGCTGTTCTAATACCATTCAATGTACCGGTAACAATCTTGTTGCCGGTATTTTTTGTGAAACGAACAGCAACCCTAAAATTTGTTAATATGCCCAAATCAAATTGTAAGAAACATCGTACGTATACCGCGGGGTAATCCTGCCCTGCCAGTTTTCTTATAGAAGAGTGTACCTTTGCAATCATTTTTAAAAATCGCATGGAAAATATTTTACAGCAGCGGGTGATCAGTGGGGATACTATTTTTGGCAATGGCCTGCTGGAGAGCAGACCCTTTTACCTGTATTATTTCAATAGAATACCTAATATAAGTATGGTTTACGGCATTAACGGTGAGCGGTCGCTTGCCGCTTTTAAGAATGCCTACAAGGATAAAATATCAGAAGTATACAGAAGGGAAGAAATCGATAAGAAAGATAAAACTTATCAGCATGATCTCTCCATTGTTGTGCTCAACAATGAGGTAATGGTGGAGTTTGGCGATGGTTACTGCGAAATACTGCACAATGGCCAGTCAGATCCCATTGTCAAAGAAATAACTACCCTGGTAAGAAGATATCGTACCCGCGAAAAGAAAAAGAAATTTGAACTGAACCTGATCACCGTAGAAAATGGCACCCTGACGCTAAAACCTATGGAGTTCAAGCGGACTAAACTGGACCTGCACCTCTATTATGAGGATGACTTTCTGTCCATCGATCAGCTGATCTACAAACGCCTGAATACAGACGAAGACAAGGGGATTGTATTACTGCATGGATTGCCTGGTACCGGTAAGACCACGTACCTGCGGTATCTGATCGGCCGATTGAAGAAGAGAGTGTTATTCCTCTCTCCTGCAGTGGCCCGCAATATTATGCAGCCTGAGTTTATCGATCTGCTGATTGATAACCCGAACACCATTCTGGTGATTGAAGATGCGGAGAATATCATCATGGATAGAAAGACTACTGGGAATTCTTCCGTGTCAAACCTCCTGAACCTGTCCGATGGTCTGCTGGCGGACTGTCTGAATGTGCAGGTGATCTGTACTTTCAATAGTGATATTTCACAGATTGACAGCGCATTGCTGAGGAAAGGGCGTTTGATCGCTAAGTATGAATTTGGTAAGTTGTCAGTAGATAAGGCGCGTCAGCTGTCAGGGAAACAGGGTTTCCAGACGTTGATTGATAAGCCGATGACGATAGCCGAGGTGATGAACCAGCATGAGCCCAGCTTTGAAAAGCAGGAGGTGACTATTGGTTTCAGGGCCGGGTTTAAGATGTAACTCAGTTAAATTTATTAAATACTTCAAAAAGAAGCCCATGCCACAGGCATGGGCTTCTTTTTTGCCTTTTACTCAGTTTTGCCGGAGATAAACTGAGTGTGTAGTCTATTGAAACTGTAGACTATTTAAAATAATTATTGTAATATTGCCTTGATCTTGCTCCATTGGCCACCAACAGTAGGGCTTTTACCCGTAATTCGAAATCATTCTTGGCGTGCATTTAAATCACATGGCCTGGGCCGTTCCACTGTTCCTGGGGCTAATGGGCCTGGAATACCTTGTTGCCCGTAGAACCGGAAAGAACTATTTTGGTTTTGCCAGCTCCGTCAGCAATCTTAATGTCGGTATCGCGGAGCGATTGCTGGATACCTTCACTGTAGGGATCTTCTATTTTGTTTACGATACCCTGCACCGTCACTTCGGTATTTTTAATATACAATCGGGCATATTGCTGTGGGTTTCGTTGCTGTTGCTCACAGATTTTATCTGGTACTGGTATCACCGGCTGGCACATGAAGTCAACTTTCTCTGGGCTGCCCACGTGGTGCATCACCAAAGTGATGACTTCAACTACACCGTTTCTGCCAGAATTACTGTATTTCAGGCTTTTGCCCGTATGTGTTTCTGGGCTATCCTGCCTGTGATCGGTTTTCCACCGGCCATGATCATCAGTGTGCAACTGGTACATGGTATCTATCCATTCTTTATTCATACCCGTACCATCCCTAAACTGGGGTTTTTGGAATATATTTTTGTCACGCCTTCCCATCACCGTGTGCACCATGCTTCGAATGACCAGTATCTGGACAAGAACTACGGCGACGTATTCGTATTCTGGGATAAACTGTTTGGAACATTTGTGGTAGAAGAAGAAGAGCCTGTTTATGGACTCACTAAACCATTGGACAGCAATAGTTTTCTATGGCAGCACTTCCATTTTATATTGGAAATCATTTATACGGTCAAAAAGACCAAAGGCTTCGGCGAGAAGTGTAAGATCATTTTTGGCCGGCCAGATAAGATAGATCCGGATCTACGGCCCCAGCTGGAAAAGAAGTTCCTGACACCTAACAGGAGTATACAGGTGACCTCGCGATTGAGTGCCTATGTTGTATGGCAGGTAGCTATAATGCTTATAATCCTGTTTTCATTTTTACTACTGGAATACTATATTCCCGTATTTATTCAAATTTGCATCACCCTTATTATTTTTCTCACATTGATCAATACCGGGGCTATTTTGGAGCAAAAGCGCTGGGTCTTTTATTTAGAGTATGTTCGGTTATTGATTGGATTTGTAATCATATCCTATTATTGGCCTCATCCATTTTTGTTTCTATCATTGCTGATAATACAGTTCCCTTTTTTTCTTTTACAGGGAGAAATCAAGCGGGAATATTTTCTTCTACTCTATGGCCGGTGATTTTCCATTCTTAAAGACATAATAAATATATTATATTCGAAATATAGTATGTAAATTTGGGTGTTTACTCAGTTAAGTTGGATGTTAACTTGCTAATACTGAAAGTGTTATGCAAATATCCTAAAACCTGGCAGAATTTTTTTATGTCATCCGGGCGATTTTGGTTGTCCAGATAAGCAAGGTATATTTAATGAAGTGTGTAAGCAGCTTACAATTAATAACATAGTTTTCCATACAAGAACCTATCTGGCGATGAAATAACATGCTATTATCTGTTCTAACGATTTGAAATTCCTTACTACGTTGTAAATCATGTCATTTTTATATTTAAAAAAAAACTGGTGGCTAATCGTAACGATCGTCGCCGGTTTTTCGTTTTATCAGGGGGGTAAAATCGTAATTTCTGCCCAACTGACATTTGTATGATATTTTTAATAGATTTGCAAATGTATTCTTATCAATTAAAGTGGTTGGAATACAGTATGTTAATCTGTTTATTATAATCCTAAGAAGAAATTTTATCTGATAGTTCATGTCCAAAAAAACACTTCTACTGCAACTGTTAATGCTGTTTATCGGTCTGGGGGTAAAGGCACAAATTTCGACCAATAGCATGACATCCAGTCAGTTGAGTCAGATAAAGGTGAGCAATCTAAGTGATGATCAAATTAGGCAAATAGTTGCTGAAATGAAGAAAAATAATGTGTCTTATGATCAAATAGGTTCATATGCCAAGCAAAAGGGGATTGCAGATTCTGAGGTAGAAGCACTTAAAACAAGGATTAAGCAGCTGAATCTGGATACAGAATTATCTTCTAATAGTTCAACTAGGAATGGCATGGATTCTACGGGCCGGCAATACGAGGATGCAGCGGCAGATACGACTTTTTACTGGCAGCAGAAGTATAAGAAAATACTGGATAGGCAGGACTTGGAAAAGGAACTGAAACGCAGAAAAATATTCGGTACAGAATTATTCAGTAATAAGAATCTCACTTTTGAACCCAATCTTCGTATGGCAACCCCGCCCAATTACAAACTGGCGGCAGATGATGAGGTAATCATCGATGTATATGGTTATTCCGAAGTGCAGCACAAGCTGAAAGTAAGCCCTGATGGTTATATCCGTATTCCATATCTGGGACCTGTGTATGTGAATGGTCTGACAATGGCTGAAGCTACTCAGCGTATTACCAAGCAACTTTCTACTATCTATAGCGGCATCAAAACAGGCAATACTTCTGTGCAGGTGACGCTGGGCAATATCCGCAGCATCAGAATTCTGTTAATTGGTGAGGCGACCCAACCCGGTACGTATACGTTGCCTTCTCTTGCTACAGTAGCCAATGCACTGTATGTATCAGGCGGTCCGAACGAAAATGGTTCCTTCCGTAATATAGATGTGATCCGGAACGGAAATGTAGTCAGCACTTTTGACCTTTACGATTTTTTGGTGCATGGTGATCTTTCTAATAATGTGGTATTACAGGATCAGGATATCGTGAAGGTGAATCCTTATAAGTTGAGGGTGGAAGTGACGGGAGAGGTAAAACGTCCCGCTATATTTGAGGCCAAAGAAAGAGAAACTTTACAGGACATCATTGAGTTTGCAGGAGGATATACGGACAATGCTTTCCGTGACAACATCAGAGATTACAGGGTGAACAAGCGAGCAAGGGAAGTAGTAACCATTCCGGCTGATTCTGTAGCTTTCTTTCGCCTAAAAACAGGTGATAAATTCTATGTAGACTCGGTAGTATCGCGCTATACAAACAGGGTAACCATTGCGGGGGCTGTATTCCATGCCGGAGATTTTGCCCTGGAGCCTAATATGACTGTGGCGGACCTTATTAAGAAGGCAGATGGTGTTCAGGAAGAAGCAGTGATGTCACGGGGTGTGATCCGTCGTTTACAGGATGACTATACTCCTTCTATTGTGAATTTTAATGTACAGGACGTGCTGGACGGAAAAGAAAATATGCCGTTGAAACGGGAAGATAGCGTGATTATCTTTTCTAAACTTAAAGTACGTGAAGAATTTCTTGTAAAAATAGATGGTGAAGTTAATCAGCCAGGGTACTATATATATGGCGATAGCATGCATCTGGAAGATCTGATTCTGTTGGCGGGAGGACTAAAGAGTGCGGCAAGTTTGACACATGTAGAAATCTCCCGTCGTATTCATAATAAAGGTGTATATGACTCAGCAGACTTTAGAATGGCGATTACACGACAGTTTGATCTGAATGCTGATTTATCGGCAAATGGAGAAGCAAATGCCTTTGCTCTTCAGCCTTTTGATGAAATCATGATTCGCAGGGAGCCTTCTTATTCTGAACAGGCCAATGTGATAATAAATGGAGAAATTGCATATCCTGGAATTTATACCATCAACAATAAGAAAGAACGTATTTCCGATGTGATTCGCAGAGCTGGTGGTCTTCGTCCTGATGCATCTGCAGAAGGAGCATTATTGCTACGCAAAACTTTTGCGAACTCAGCTGACAGTACCTTTCTTTCTAGCAAACTACAAGTGTTTTATAATAAATTGAGAGATACTTCGAATGTAGAAAGGGTGAAGGATGAAATGACAAAGAAAATGCAATTGCTTGGTATTGAACTGAAAAAGGCACTTGCTAATCCAGGGTCCAAATACGATCTGTATCTTGAAGAAGGAGATGTAATCAGGGTACCCAAAAAGTTGCAAACTGTGCAGATGTTTGGTGAAGTGTATTTCCCCAAAAAAGTAAGATTTGATAAGAGCTTTACCTTCCGGGATTATGTAAATGGGTCAGGAGGTTTTACAGCCACAGCCTTAAGAAGAAGAAGTTATATTGTATATGCAAACGGAAAGGTAAAAAGCACGCGCAAAGTATTGTTTTTTAACCGATATCCTAAAGTAGAACCAGGGTCAGAAATCTATGTCCCTCCAAAGAAGCAGCATCAGGGTATGTCAACAGGTGAAGCTGTTAGCTTAGCTAGTGCGCTTGCCTCTGTTGCACTTGTGATTGTTACAATTATAAACTCAACCAAATAACTATCCAACTTATTAAAGTTTAAAGAAAGCAATATGGAACAATCAAATGAGGTGGCTGGCAAGGTGGAAAATGAAGAGATTTCATTAAAGGAATTGATTCTTAAAATACAGGAATGGTGGCGATATTTATTAAGTAAATGGATAGTAGTTGGAATATTTGGATTAGTAGGCAGTGGGATTGGATTAACCTTCGCTCTTTTTAGTAAGCCTAAATATGTTGGAGATTTGACTTTTGTGTTGGAAGAAAGCAGCAAGCCCGGTGGATTAAGCAGTTATGCAGGAGTAGCAAATCAGCTCGGGATAGATCTGAGCTCGATGGGTGGGGGAACCAGTGGCCTGTTTTCCGGTGATAATGTAATAGAATTTTTGAAGTCGAGGCTGATGATTGAGAAGACATTATTGACTCCGATAAATGTAGACGGAAAGGAATTAAGCCTGGCAGAATTTTATATTGAATTCAATGAGATGAGAAATGGTTGGGGCCCCCGACTTTCTGATATACATTTTCCTGTTAATCCGGACAGAAAAAAGTTTACCCTATTACAAGATAGTATCCTGAACAGCATGTATGAAATGCTCATTAGGGGGAACCTACAGATAGCGAAGCCTGATAAGAAACTTAGCTTTATTGACGTGCAGACTACCTCCAGGAATGAATTATTTTCCAAAATCTTTACTGAGCGCCTGGTAGATGAAGCCACTACGTTTTATGCCATGATGAAAACCAGGCGATCCAAAGCAAATGTAGATATACTT
This Chitinophaga sancti DNA region includes the following protein-coding sequences:
- a CDS encoding sterol desaturase family protein; this translates as MAWAVPLFLGLMGLEYLVARRTGKNYFGFASSVSNLNVGIAERLLDTFTVGIFYFVYDTLHRHFGIFNIQSGILLWVSLLLLTDFIWYWYHRLAHEVNFLWAAHVVHHQSDDFNYTVSARITVFQAFARMCFWAILPVIGFPPAMIISVQLVHGIYPFFIHTRTIPKLGFLEYIFVTPSHHRVHHASNDQYLDKNYGDVFVFWDKLFGTFVVEEEEPVYGLTKPLDSNSFLWQHFHFILEIIYTVKKTKGFGEKCKIIFGRPDKIDPDLRPQLEKKFLTPNRSIQVTSRLSAYVVWQVAIMLIILFSFLLLEYYIPVFIQICITLIIFLTLINTGAILEQKRWVFYLEYVRLLIGFVIISYYWPHPFLFLSLLIIQFPFFLLQGEIKREYFLLLYGR
- a CDS encoding DinB family protein, translating into MRNVIQVVREALLTNFRELDKWFDKEADLLHYKPDAGHWNAREVLEHISLTNYFLLLIINKSTRRALDRRHAAGAITLPADYHEKFDQIDVIGSRSFGWIRPEHLEPSGLQDIHEIRTLLKQQFAQCMYNLSLLKNGEGRLVLTNMSVNHLGKLDIYQYIYFLTKHIERHIRQMERLKREYNGEKEPATRIVTSIVDAPDEAAADMAVL
- a CDS encoding lipopolysaccharide biosynthesis protein; the encoded protein is MEQSNEVAGKVENEEISLKELILKIQEWWRYLLSKWIVVGIFGLVGSGIGLTFALFSKPKYVGDLTFVLEESSKPGGLSSYAGVANQLGIDLSSMGGGTSGLFSGDNVIEFLKSRLMIEKTLLTPINVDGKELSLAEFYIEFNEMRNGWGPRLSDIHFPVNPDRKKFTLLQDSILNSMYEMLIRGNLQIAKPDKKLSFIDVQTTSRNELFSKIFTERLVDEATTFYAMMKTRRSKANVDILQRKADSIEILLNRKTYSAAIAQDLNMNPVKSQASVGTELVLRDKVVLQTMFQDVVKNLELSKLTMSQETPIIQIVDTPILPLKKEKLGKTKGGLIGGILGGFLTISVLLVRRIYKKIME
- a CDS encoding PA0069 family radical SAM protein, with protein sequence MTLPFQESVPENLYYKGRGAQLNPKNKYLKNEYAQEHAEGIDEWWQADVPTQILEEHAKTLVNKVDSPDVGMWYSMNPYQGCEHGCIYCYARNAHQFWGMSAGLDFERKIVVKKNAPELLRKFLDNKSWVPKPISMSGNTDCYQPLERKMFLTRSLLQIAWEYKQPIGIITKNSLVLRDKYILQQMAQHNLVCVYVSITTADEDLRQKMEPRTTTAAQRFKIVKELSELGIPVGVMTAPMIPGLNDHEMPQLLEMAAANGAKFAGYTVVRLNDAVKVIFNDWLYKNFPDRADKVWHHIEGLHGGQVNDSNFGRRMRGEGNMADLIRQQFKVHTKKHGLNQEKFEFNTELFQRPQVQLRLF
- a CDS encoding SLBB domain-containing protein — encoded protein: MSKKTLLLQLLMLFIGLGVKAQISTNSMTSSQLSQIKVSNLSDDQIRQIVAEMKKNNVSYDQIGSYAKQKGIADSEVEALKTRIKQLNLDTELSSNSSTRNGMDSTGRQYEDAAADTTFYWQQKYKKILDRQDLEKELKRRKIFGTELFSNKNLTFEPNLRMATPPNYKLAADDEVIIDVYGYSEVQHKLKVSPDGYIRIPYLGPVYVNGLTMAEATQRITKQLSTIYSGIKTGNTSVQVTLGNIRSIRILLIGEATQPGTYTLPSLATVANALYVSGGPNENGSFRNIDVIRNGNVVSTFDLYDFLVHGDLSNNVVLQDQDIVKVNPYKLRVEVTGEVKRPAIFEAKERETLQDIIEFAGGYTDNAFRDNIRDYRVNKRAREVVTIPADSVAFFRLKTGDKFYVDSVVSRYTNRVTIAGAVFHAGDFALEPNMTVADLIKKADGVQEEAVMSRGVIRRLQDDYTPSIVNFNVQDVLDGKENMPLKREDSVIIFSKLKVREEFLVKIDGEVNQPGYYIYGDSMHLEDLILLAGGLKSAASLTHVEISRRIHNKGVYDSADFRMAITRQFDLNADLSANGEANAFALQPFDEIMIRREPSYSEQANVIINGEIAYPGIYTINNKKERISDVIRRAGGLRPDASAEGALLLRKTFANSADSTFLSSKLQVFYNKLRDTSNVERVKDEMTKKMQLLGIELKKALANPGSKYDLYLEEGDVIRVPKKLQTVQMFGEVYFPKKVRFDKSFTFRDYVNGSGGFTATALRRRSYIVYANGKVKSTRKVLFFNRYPKVEPGSEIYVPPKKQHQGMSTGEAVSLASALASVALVIVTIINSTK
- a CDS encoding AAA family ATPase — its product is MENILQQRVISGDTIFGNGLLESRPFYLYYFNRIPNISMVYGINGERSLAAFKNAYKDKISEVYRREEIDKKDKTYQHDLSIVVLNNEVMVEFGDGYCEILHNGQSDPIVKEITTLVRRYRTREKKKKFELNLITVENGTLTLKPMEFKRTKLDLHLYYEDDFLSIDQLIYKRLNTDEDKGIVLLHGLPGTGKTTYLRYLIGRLKKRVLFLSPAVARNIMQPEFIDLLIDNPNTILVIEDAENIIMDRKTTGNSSVSNLLNLSDGLLADCLNVQVICTFNSDISQIDSALLRKGRLIAKYEFGKLSVDKARQLSGKQGFQTLIDKPMTIAEVMNQHEPSFEKQEVTIGFRAGFKM